A single Brassica rapa cultivar Chiifu-401-42 chromosome A04, CAAS_Brap_v3.01, whole genome shotgun sequence DNA region contains:
- the LOC103863797 gene encoding uncharacterized acetyltransferase At3g50280-like, which yields MADVVVISETIVQPESNEDGSDRVKIHLTPFDLFLLKTEYVQRGLIFPQPDPETNIISHLKSSLSVALKIFYPLAGRLVKKDYEDDETASFYIDCDGSGVRFIHASAATVSVNDVLDPAKAAVPDFWNAFFPANGVKSWEGVSQSLIAFQVTELRDGVFIGYCNNHVVVDGTSMYSFLRTLTEICTTARKTFPPLRLCGWFLDGVDYPIRVPVSEIVSSSSPGEEVVSPDLQKSIFRLTSRNISELKEKVKDEVVGSHDEDLKISSLQAVVAHMWRSIIRNSGLNPEEVIHCKLGMDIRQRLNPPLEKECFGNMVGMALTTTTAGEMLDNGLGWAALQLNKTVRSQTSEVIKRFAENWAKNPKIPNHLVENNSLVVGSSPRFNVFGSDFGWGKPIAIRGGPGISGHGKILVYPGTELGSMEIHTFLWSHVLEKLLADAEFLQHVVRLF from the coding sequence atggcagATGTAGTAGTGATCTCAGAGACCATTGTTCAACCAGAGAGCAACGAGGATGGATCTGATCGGGTTAAGATCCATCTCACTCCATTTGATCTCTTCTTGCTTAAAACCGAGTACGTACAAAGAGGTCTTATCTTTCCGCAACCAGACCCGGAAACCAACATAATCTCTCACCTGAAGTCCTCTCTGTCCGTGGCTTTGAAGATATTCTACCCCTTAGCTGGACGTCTAGTCAAGAAGGACTACGAAGATGACGAAACGGCGTCGTTTTACATAGACTGCGATGGTTCAGGGGTCAGATTCATACATGCTTCGGCAGCAACTGTATCGGTGAATGATGTTTTAGATCCGGCCAAGGCTGCTGTCCCTGATTTCTGGAATGCGTTTTTCCCGGCTAACGGAGTTAAAAGCTGGGAAGGGGTCTCGCAGTCGTTGATTGCGTTCCAAGTAACGGAGCTACGAGACGGAGTTTTCATCGGATATTGTAATAACCATGTGGTTGTAGACGGAACATCAATGTATAGTTTCTTGAGAACATTGACGGAGATTTGCACTACCGCCCGGAAAACGTTTCCTCCTTTGCGTCTATGTGGGTGGTTTCTTGACGGGGTTGACTACCCAATTCGAGTTCCGGTCTCGGAGATTGTATCCTCCTCCTCACCTGGTGAAGAAGTTGTTTCTCCCGATTTGCAGAAGAGCATCTTTCGGCTCACGAGTAGAAACATCTCTGAGCTCAAAGAGAAAGTCAAGGATGAGGTTGTTGGTTCTCATGATGAGGATCTGAAAATCTCTTCGCTTCAAGCCGTTGTGGCGCATATGTGGCGATCAATAATCAGAAACAGTGGTCTCAATCCTGAAGAGGTGATTCATTGCAAGTTAGGAATGGATATCAGACAGAGGCTAAACCCTCCGCTCGAGAAAGAGTGTTTTGGAAACATGGTCGGAATGGCGCTGACCACCACAACCGCCGGAGAAATGCTTGACAACGGACTGGGTTGGGCTGCTTTGCAGCTAAACAAAACTGTGAGGTCGCAAACGAGTGAAGTAATCAAACGTTTTGCTGAGAATTGGGCGAAGAACCCGAAAATACCGAATCATTTGGTGGAGAATAATTCGCTTGTTGTTGGTAGCTCTCCACGGTTCAATGTGTTTGGAAGCGATTTTGGTTGGGGTAAACCGATTGCGATTCGAGGTGGACCGGGAATTTCTGGTCATGGTAAAATCCTTGTTTACCCGGGAAC